The genomic interval tccaggagtGTTtacccaggctgtgctggaatcTGGGTCTCCCTTCTGGTGTTTCCTGGGAGAaaacagccctggggaggggacaaggaGTGGGGGCATTGGgacctgtcccttgtccccacagGGTCCTGCTCTGgcctccagcccctccttgggtgtcctgctgtctgtctgtcccggCCACGTTGTAAATAGAtgacaaaaatatatataaaaaaccaaatatatatatatatatataattttttacaTGTTCACCTCTTCTGGACTGCTGTGCTTGCTTTTTATTCAAACCCCAAAAAGGGGAAATGAAACCCAAAAGAGGAAATAAGGGGAAGGATGCAAAGTGGGAGTTGCTGCTCTggggggggcagagggaggggacagagggaggggacagcccccAAAGGTGTGGGGACAGCCCCCAAAGGTGTGGGGACAGCCCCCAAAGGTGTGGGGACACGTGGGGACACCTCCAAAGgtgtggggacaccccaaaggtGTGGAGACAGCCCCCAAAGGTGTGGGGACAGCCCCCAGATGAGGGGACAGCCCTCTAAGGTGGGGATACCCCCCAAAGGTGGGGACATCCCCAAAGGTGTGGGGACACCCCCTAACCATTGGGGACACCCCCCAAAGGTGGGGACACCCCCTAACCATTGGGGACAGCCCCAAAAGTGTGAGGATACCTCCCAAAGGTGTGGGGACACACCCCAAAGGTGGGGACACCCCCTAAAGGTGTGAGGACACCCCCAGCCATGTAGGGACACCTCCCAAAGGTGAGGGGACACCCCCAAAGGtgtggggacacccccaaagGTGGGGACACCCCCAAGGTGTGGGGACACCCCCCAGCCATGTAGGGACACCTCCCAAAGGTGAGGGGACACCTTTGGAATTCCACACCTGTGGAACTTTCAGCCCTGACCTTTCCCCAGCTGGGCGTGTCCCTGACCTGGATTCCCGAGCCCTGGGAATTCCCAAGCCCTGGAGgccaccccagctccccagggacccTCAGGGGACACGAGCAGGGACACGTTGTTCCAGTTCCAGCTCGTGTTTGTGCTCGGGCTTGGCACCACCTCCCAAAAACGCTGCCAGAGCTCccggctcctgctcctgctgccaggaatTCTTCTCCCAGCCGAGGACACATTCCTGGGGGCCACCGGAGGGACTTCGGGAGGGACGAGTTTCAtcctgggtttggggggggtggcagggggacaggagtTGGGGACCCCCGGGGGGATGCACAAGCCTGGTTTGGAGGGATCCGGGGTGCTGGGCTTGGATGGGGCACAAACTGTCCCCAAAAatgtggggacagggggtggcagCTCCAAACAGGGCACAGTGGGCTCAGGTGGGCACAAATTGTCCCCAAAAATGTGGGGACGGGATGGCAGCTCCCAACAGAGCACACGGGGCTTGGGTTGGGCACAAATTGTCCCCAAGAATggtggcaggaggtggcagctcCTAACAGGGCACACGGGGCTTGGGTTGGGCACAAATTGTCCCCAGAAATGGTGACAGAGAGGTGGCAGCTCCAAATAGAGCACAAAGTGATGCTTGGTATGCCTGGAGTTGTCACAGTTTGTCCCCAAAAATGTGGGGACAGGAAGGTGGCAGCTCCAAACACAGCACACAGGGCTTGGGTTGGGCACACATTGTCCCCAAAAATGATGACAGAGAGGTGGCAGCTCCAAACAGGGCACAGTGGGCTCGGGTGGGCACAAATTGTCCCCAAAAatgtggggacaggggctggctGCTCCAAAGAGGGCACAGTGATGGTGACAGAGGCTTGGATTTGTCACAGTTTGTCCCCAAAAatgtggggacagggggtggcagCTCCAAATGGGGCAAAGTGGGCTTGGATTTGTCACAGTTTGTCCCCAAAAATGGTGACAGGGAGGTGGCAGCTCCAAACAGGGCACAGTGATGGTGACAGAAgctattttttcttctatataaaaatatagaatatGGGGTTTTTCtacataaaaatacagaaaatctaTTTCTTCTTCTatagaaaaatacagaatatccatttcttcttctgtataaaaatatagaaGATACATTTCTTCTTCCACATAAAAATATGGATCTATTTcttctgtataaaaatatagaatatatatttattcttctatataaaaatatacaatatacatttctatttccatataaaaatatagaatatCTATTTCTTCTTCTacataaaatacagaatatCTATTTcttctgtataaaaatataaaatgtctatttcttttatatagaaatatagaatACATATTTATTCTTCTATTTAGAAATACAGAATATGTATTTATTCttctatataaaaatatagaatatctatttcttccacttttctattttaaatctGCCTCACTTCTTTCAAACCCCATTTTGGCCACACCAGCGGGGCCGTGCTGGCTCCAGCCCCGCACGCGGGGGACGCTCGGTGCTGCGGGACCGGGAATGGGCCGGGGACGGACCGGGGATGGATCGGGGATGGACCGGGAATGGACCGGACATGGACCGGGGACGGACCGGGAACGGACCGGGAATGGATCGGGGATGGACCGGGAATGGATCGGGGATGGACCGGGCGGCTCCGGCAGGGCACGGGACACACGTGGCCGCTGCCACGAGGATGCTCCGTTCTGCTGGGGGGGATCCCATCCCCCGCTGCGCTCGGAGGGATGCGGGACCAGCACGGCGCTCCCGGGGAGCTGCTGCCCGGTACCGGCAAGAACCGGGGACACGGCGAGCGAGGTACCCCGGTCAGGGCACGGAGAGGATGGCCGGTacttcctttccctcttttttcagCCGACAGAACGGAAGCGGAGGTGGAAAAAGACCCGCTCGCTGTCCCGCCCTCGCCCCGCCCCTACGGCGTCACCGCCGCCGGTTATATAACCCGGCCGCGCCGGTCCCGCCCGCACCCCGCCGGCCGCTCGCACCGGGCGCCATGTTCGCCGTGAAACCGAAAGCCGTCATCGGCTTCAACCTCTACTGCGGCGGCTCCCCGGCGCTGGGTGCCGGCGGGCCGGGGGAGCGCCCGGagcccgcggccgccgccgccgccgccgcggagCCGCCCCGGGAgcgccccggggccgccgccggccgcgccGACCCCCCCCGCGCGCTGATTGGCCGAGGCGCGGCGCCCCGCGCGCTGATTGGCTGCGGCGCGACTCTCTGGCGCCCCGAAGAGGAGCTGGATGGATGCGACCCCGAGCCcgagcgcggccccgccgccgaCTCGCTGCCCGGGACCCCGCCGGGGCCTCCGGACGGGCTCCGGCAGGACTCGCTGGAGCTCATCAGCCGCTACCTGCGGGAGGTGGCGGGAGAGGCGCAGCCCAGCGCTAAGAAGCTTTTTCCGGGGCTCCTGGGTGGTCCCGGCCGGCCGGGCGCGGCGGGGGATGCGGTGATGGAGAAGGCGCTGGAGACGCTGCGGAGGGTCGGCGACGGCGTTATGAGGAAACACGAGCTGGCCTTTCAAGGTGTGTGTTCGTCGGATACTCCGGGAGGAGGTCGAGACCCCCGTGCCCTCGGTTGGGCCTGTCCCGGTGGCCGGAGGGGTTTGGAGCCGGGGGCGATGCCGTCGTGGCCGGGGTCTCGGCCGGATCACCGATGCGTCGTGGCTTCGGTTCGGAAGGGGTTAAATAAAAGCGGTTGGGAAGCGCTCAAAAACGAAACTGAACTTTGTTCCGCGGGGGCGAGGAAAAGCCGCTGTCGGTGTGTGCGGAGGAGATAATGTGGTTACAGATTAGCCccgcttcctcctcctcctcgtgtCCCCCTTGGCTCGGGCTGGCTCTGAGAATTAACCCCGAGCGGCCAAAactggggagcccaggaggTTCAGactggggagcccaggaggTTCAGactggggagcccaggaggTTCAGactggggagcccaggaggTTCAGactggggagcccaggaggTTCAGactggggagcccaggaggTTCAGactggggagctcaggaggttcagactggggagctcaggaggttcagactggggagctcaggaggttcagactggggagcccaggaggTTCAGACCGGGGAGCTCAGGAGGTTCAGATCCTCACCCCCCGGTTTAGGTGCAAGGGGATTTTTAGTGGGGGGAATTCTCCTGAGCACTGCATAGAaccatggtttgggttgaaataGACTTTAAAATTCATCGAAAACGGGcggggacacctcccactggccctggccactcccagggatccaggggcagccagagcttaTCTGGGAAATGTTTTCATGGATTTAATCTCAAAATCCGAAGATTGAGGAGCTCAGGAGTTTCAGATCCTCACCCCCAAGTTTAGGTGCAAGGGGATTTTTGGTGGGGGGAATTTTTCTGGGTGATGTGCTCATaaaaccatggaatggtttgggttgaaataGACCCAAAAACTCAtccagtgccatggcagggacaccttccaccatcccagccctgtccagcctggccctggacactcccaggggcagccagagctgctctggaaatgTTTTCATGGATTTAATCCCAAACATCCAAAGactggggagctcaggaggttcagactggggagcccaggaggTTCAGactggggagctcaggaggttcagactggggagctcaggaggtTCAGATTGGGGAGCTCAGGAGTTCCAGCTCCTCACCCCCCCAGTTTAGGtgcaaggggatttttgggcaaTGTGctcacagaaccatggaatggtttgggttgaaatggacccaaaaactcatccagtgccatggcagggacaccttccaccatgccagccctgtccagcctggccctgggcactcccagggatcccagaTTTCTCTGGCAAATCCATTTTCATGCATTTCACTCCTTTCTGCAGGGCCCTGAAGCAGCTGTAGGAATCTGACCCCCAGTGCCTGGCCTGGGGATGAACTGGAAAGGAGAAGTGACCAGTTTGTGTCACTGGTTTTGTGTCACccgggctggtttggggctggtgctgggtcCCAGGTCAgggtggagcagagcagggcagtgtctgcatttcctgcagcagttttggggctcctggggggtgTTAGGATGCAGGttcctgcagcagttttggggctcctggggggtgTTAGGATGCAGGttcctgcagcagttttggggttcctggggggTGTTAGGATGCAGGttcctgcagcagttttggggctcctggggggtgTTAGGATGCAGgtttctgcagcagttttggggctcctgcagcagttttggggttcctgaggtTGTTAGGGTGCTGCCTGTGAATCACCTTCCTCCTTGCATTTTCTCAGCTCGTCCCTTTTTTTAGctccttttttgtttattgAGCACAAAGAGCTTCGGTTTCATTCTTAGCTGTGCTGTGGGAACGGCAGTGGGATCAGTTCCTGTCCccaattcccagtgggatcagTTCCTGTCCCCAATTCCCAGTGGATCAGTGGGATCAGTTCCTGTCCCCAGTTCCCAGTTGATCAGTGGGAAAGGCAGTGGGATCAATTCCTG from Haemorhous mexicanus isolate bHaeMex1 chromosome 31, bHaeMex1.pri, whole genome shotgun sequence carries:
- the MCL1 gene encoding induced myeloid leukemia cell differentiation protein Mcl-1; the protein is MFAVKPKAVIGFNLYCGGSPALGAGGPGERPEPAAAAAAAAEPPRERPGAAAGRADPPRALIGRGAAPRALIGCGATLWRPEEELDGCDPEPERGPAADSLPGTPPGPPDGLRQDSLELISRYLREVAGEAQPSAKKLFPGLLGGPGRPGAAGDAVMEKALETLRRVGDGVMRKHELAFQGMLRKLQIQQEEDLQCVVEVAAQMFSDGVTNWGRVVTLIAFGAFVAKHLKSIQQEQSISSLAGIITDALVSSKREWLESQGGWEGFVDFFRVEDLEGSIRNVLMAFAGVAGLGASLAYMIR